Proteins from a single region of Pyrus communis chromosome 6, drPyrComm1.1, whole genome shotgun sequence:
- the LOC137737293 gene encoding uncharacterized protein has product MLMQGSRMYVPNIAELKKDILDEAHISAYAMHPGSTKMYHTIRPFYYSPGMKREIAEFVSRCAICQQVKAERKKPFGLMQPLLVPYHGFRVQASSYTKWLRRHLGGIVKYHGVPVSIISDWDPRFTSKFWVAFQEALEVGERMLVCLEIVDETTHNIQVIKANLKAAQGRQKSLADKHATDRVYKVGDWVFLKLSLWKGFVRFGKKGKLSLRYIGPYQITERVGEVAYRLELPPELLRVHDVFHVSMLRHYVSDSLHVIPLQPLEINPDLTYDEEPVTILDWKDKVLRNKTVRMVKVL; this is encoded by the exons ATGCTTATGCAGGGAAGTCGGATGTACGTGCCGAATATTGCAGAACTAAAGAAAGATATACTCGATGAGGCGCATATATCGGCCTATGCGATGCATCCTGGGAGTACCAAGATGTATCACACTATTCGACCTTTCTACTACTCACCTGGCATGAAAAGAGAGATTGCTGAATTTGTGAGTCGATGTGCAATTTGTCAGCAAGTCAAAGCTGAGAGGAAGAAGCCTTTTGGATTAATGCAGCCACTTCTCGTTCCCTACCATGGATTTCGTGTACAAGCTTCCTCGTACACGAAATGGTTACGACGGCATCTGGGTG GGATTGTTAAATACCACGGAGTTCCGGTTAGTATTATTTCTGATTGGGATCCTAGGTTCACttctaagttttgggtggctttccAGGAAGCTCTTG AAGTTGGTGAGAGGATGTTAGTGTGCCTAGAGATTGTTGATGAGACTACTCATAATATTCAAGTAATTAAAGCTAACCTAAAAGCGGCCCAAGGTCGACAGAAAAGCCTTGCTGATAAACATGCCACTGATAGGGTGTATAAagttggagattgggtatttctgaagctatcTCTGTGGAAGGGCTTTGTACGGTTCGGTAAGAAAGGTAAATTAAGTCTTCGCTACATTGGACCGTACCAGATCACCGAACGAGTTGGTGAAGTTGCCTACAGACTTGAGTTACCTCCAGAACTATTAAGAGTGCACGACGTTTTTCACGTCTCTATGCTTCGTCATTATGTCTCTGATTCGTTACACGTGATACCTCTTCAGCCACTAGAAATTAATCCAGACTTGACATATGACGAGGAGCCAGTGACAATTTTAGACTGGAAGGATAAGGTTCTTAGGAACAAGACTGTGCgcatggtgaaagttttgtga